One part of the Nitrospirota bacterium genome encodes these proteins:
- a CDS encoding V-type ATP synthase subunit E family protein: protein MGKKELIESLEREAGEKVHSLWEEAEKEAEALRAESRERLKRLGEELDASRAQRKAESESRALGEASGRVRDLTLDAESEAEARLREAAVSLLEGLRGKGYARTFRALAREVPEFAWERVTVNPRDAETARELFPRAEVATDQGITGGLRAEAREGRILVDNTFEKRLERAWDGLLPALMEDLGHRL, encoded by the coding sequence GTGGGCAAGAAAGAGCTGATAGAGTCCCTGGAGCGGGAGGCCGGTGAGAAAGTGCACTCCCTCTGGGAAGAGGCCGAGAAGGAGGCGGAGGCCCTCCGTGCGGAATCCAGGGAGCGCCTCAAGCGGCTCGGGGAGGAACTGGATGCATCCCGTGCGCAAAGGAAGGCCGAGAGCGAAAGCAGGGCCCTCGGGGAGGCCAGCGGCAGGGTGCGGGACCTGACCCTTGATGCCGAAAGCGAGGCCGAAGCCCGCCTCCGCGAGGCGGCGGTCTCTCTTCTGGAGGGCCTTCGAGGGAAGGGATATGCCCGGACATTCCGGGCCCTTGCCCGGGAGGTCCCGGAGTTTGCGTGGGAGAGGGTCACCGTAAACCCCCGGGACGCGGAGACGGCGCGGGAGCTGTTCCCCCGGGCGGAGGTCGCAACCGACCAAGGAATTACAGGTGGTCTCCGCGCGGAGGCCCGGGAGGGCAGGATACTGGTGGACAACACGTTTGAAAAACGGCTCGAGCGGGCCTGGGACGGCCTTCTCCCGGCCCTCATGGAGGACCTCGGACATAGACTGTAA
- a CDS encoding ATPase, which translates to MEEALMALAAALAVGVSALATAWAQSRIGAAGAGAVAEKPELTGTVIVLLAIPETMVILGFVVAAMILFAE; encoded by the coding sequence ATGGAAGAAGCCCTGATGGCGCTTGCGGCGGCCCTGGCCGTGGGGGTAAGCGCGCTGGCCACCGCGTGGGCGCAATCGAGAATCGGCGCGGCGGGCGCCGGAGCGGTGGCCGAGAAGCCCGAGCTCACCGGCACCGTCATCGTCCTCTTGGCCATACCGGAGACGATGGTCATCCTCGGGTTCGTCGTGGCCGCGATGATTCTCTTTGCCGAGTAG
- a CDS encoding V-type ATP synthase subunit A produces MKGRVTAISGATVTVALPGLRLYERLFVGEGMLAGEVVRLEEEGAVVQVYEETRGLAVGEPVVRTGKPLSVNLGPGLLGTMFDGLERPLRYLHERRGPFIHKVGAVASLDLEKAWLFEPRKNKGDEVRPGEVLLTAKEGGMEHAVLSPRGGVIEEIQGGELPLSEPLGRLRDGTEIFGCHEWPVREPRPFGRKLAPSEPLITGQRVLDFLFPVARGGTAILPGGFGTGKTILEQCIAKFADVDIVLYVGCGERGNEMAQLIEEFAGLEDPWTGRALMERTIMVVNTSNMPVAARESSIYTAVTMAEYYRDMGYHVLLLADSLSRWAGALREISSALGEMPAEEGYPTYLGSRLSDFFERSGVVETLSGRTGSLTMMLSLSPPGGDFTEPVTQACQRVAGALHMLDTSLAQQRHFPAINWSQSYSLYERELARRLEEGPFPGWESLRSRCMDILAEEASLREITELVGFEGLQDADRLTIRTAGALRRDFLQQNAYSEDAFSPPEKTVSILRDVVRLHDLRLKRLKEGEPFDEVMKEEAP; encoded by the coding sequence GTGAAGGGCAGGGTAACGGCAATATCGGGAGCCACCGTCACGGTGGCCCTCCCGGGGCTGAGGCTCTACGAGCGGCTCTTCGTGGGAGAGGGCATGCTGGCCGGGGAGGTGGTGCGCCTGGAGGAAGAGGGTGCGGTGGTGCAGGTCTACGAGGAGACCCGCGGCCTTGCCGTGGGAGAGCCCGTCGTCAGGACCGGAAAGCCCCTTTCCGTGAACCTCGGGCCGGGTCTCCTGGGCACCATGTTCGACGGGCTGGAGCGGCCCCTCAGGTATCTGCACGAGCGGCGGGGGCCTTTCATCCACAAGGTGGGAGCGGTGGCCTCCCTGGACCTCGAGAAGGCCTGGCTCTTCGAGCCCCGTAAAAACAAAGGCGACGAGGTAAGGCCCGGAGAGGTCCTGCTTACCGCGAAGGAAGGGGGCATGGAGCACGCCGTCCTGAGCCCCAGGGGCGGGGTCATAGAGGAGATACAGGGCGGGGAGCTCCCCCTCTCCGAGCCGCTGGGGCGCCTCCGGGACGGCACCGAGATATTCGGCTGCCACGAGTGGCCGGTGCGCGAGCCCCGCCCCTTCGGGCGGAAGCTGGCCCCTTCGGAGCCCCTCATCACCGGGCAGCGGGTGCTGGACTTCCTCTTCCCGGTGGCCCGCGGGGGCACGGCCATCCTGCCCGGGGGCTTCGGCACGGGCAAGACCATCCTCGAGCAGTGCATAGCCAAGTTCGCGGACGTGGACATCGTGCTTTACGTGGGCTGCGGGGAGCGGGGCAACGAGATGGCCCAGCTCATCGAGGAGTTCGCGGGGCTTGAGGACCCCTGGACGGGCAGGGCCCTCATGGAGCGCACCATCATGGTGGTCAATACCTCCAACATGCCGGTGGCCGCGCGGGAGTCCTCCATCTATACGGCCGTCACCATGGCCGAGTACTACCGCGATATGGGCTACCATGTCCTGCTCCTGGCCGACAGCCTCTCCCGGTGGGCGGGGGCCCTGAGGGAGATATCCTCGGCCCTGGGGGAGATGCCCGCGGAGGAGGGGTATCCCACCTACCTGGGCTCCCGCCTCTCGGACTTCTTCGAGCGCTCGGGGGTGGTGGAGACCCTGTCGGGCCGGACCGGCTCGCTTACCATGATGCTTTCCCTCTCCCCTCCGGGAGGGGACTTTACCGAGCCCGTCACCCAGGCCTGCCAGAGGGTCGCCGGGGCGCTCCACATGCTGGATACCTCCCTGGCCCAGCAGAGGCATTTCCCGGCCATAAACTGGTCCCAGAGCTACTCCCTCTACGAGCGGGAGCTGGCCCGGCGGCTTGAGGAAGGGCCCTTTCCCGGATGGGAGTCGCTGCGCTCCCGCTGCATGGACATACTCGCGGAGGAGGCCTCTCTGCGCGAGATAACCGAGCTGGTGGGCTTCGAGGGCCTTCAGGACGCCGACCGGCTCACCATCCGGACAGCCGGGGCCCTTCGCCGGGACTTCCTCCAGCAAAACGCCTACTCCGAGGACGCCTTCTCGCCTCCCGAGAAGACCGTCTCCATCCTCAGGGACGTGGTCAGGCTCCATGACCTCAGGCTCAAGCGGCTCAAGGAAGGGGAGCCTTTCGATGAGGTGATGAAGGAGGAGGCCCCGTGA
- a CDS encoding V-type ATP synthase subunit F yields the protein MKKIVFITPPGAKPGFALAGVRQMAVEEKDAGKALEEAVAEPDTGVVALEERLFRKIGERAVRELQARWEGLITVLPAPERAGIGAEEYLEELVRRAVGYHVRVEL from the coding sequence GTGAAAAAAATCGTCTTCATCACGCCCCCGGGGGCGAAGCCCGGCTTCGCCCTGGCCGGGGTGCGCCAGATGGCCGTGGAGGAAAAGGACGCCGGAAAGGCCCTCGAGGAGGCCGTCGCGGAGCCCGACACCGGCGTGGTCGCCCTGGAGGAGAGGCTTTTCAGGAAGATAGGGGAGCGAGCCGTGCGCGAGCTTCAGGCCCGCTGGGAAGGCCTCATCACGGTGCTGCCCGCGCCGGAGCGGGCGGGCATAGGGGCCGAGGAGTATCTGGAGGAGCTTGTCCGTCGAGCCGTGGGCTATCACGTGAGGGTTGAGCTGTGA